The Acidobacteriota bacterium genome contains the following window.
ACGATCAGTAGAGAAAGAAAAAAACGAAAGACACCGTCCGCCGATCTAAATCTCATTGCAAAATCCCCTTTTCAACAAATGTAGTTTGCGGCGGCAATAATGTAAAGGTTTTTCGGCCATGGCAGTTTTGATGGCTACGGCTTCCACCGTTTCTGAATTTCAGCCTCTGCGGCACGAAGGACCGTTTTGGAGCCTGGGAGATCGAGCAGCGTTAGATAATTAGGTGTCGGGTTGACCGTTATTTCAAACTCCTGACAGGAAATGATCTGAGAGTTGGAATGTTTGTACCAGGAACTGAGCGGCAAGTTGAGGGTATTCGTGAGTCTTAACACAAAATCGTCAATATTCGCCGAGATAGTTTCGTCATAAACCACAAGCGCAAATACCTTTTCGTCAAAAGTGCGCAGGTAGAACAGCGGACGATCTTTGCCACCCTTGGTTTCGACTCGCTTCTCGGATTCGAAATCCCGCGCTCCGACGGGCGTGCGGGAAGGCTTTTCGACAACTGGAAGCTTGACGAGCTCCGACACCGGCATTCTCAATCTGATGCCATGCACCACTGGAAGCTTTTCAACCGCCACATTGCATTGTGGGATGGACTGACCAAACGACAAACCCGCCAACAGGGAAATCAGCAAAAGAGTTTTCATGCGTGCATCGTAGCATGAAAATGCACGCAGTTATAAGAAAATCTGATGGTGTGACGACCGGACTGGAGCGGCGAGCATCCTTGCTTGCACACCTGGGCTTTGCCGGTGTTGAGCGTCGGCGATCAAACCAGGTCGAGAACGATCACGCGCATTACACTGCGGAGGCCGCAGCGTGGCAAGCAGGGATGCTCGCCGCTCCAGTCGGAGTTTGGCGCTCGGAGCGTAAGGCGGTTTTCAAACCCGACAAAGTGCTTTTTTGCAGGCATTTTTTCTTCCATTTAACGTTCGACCAATCTCGCAAAGTCCTTCGACCAATCTCGGCTTTTTGTCGTTGGTAGAGGTGATTTTCCTTTGACCAATCGGGTGGTTTTGGTTACAGACTGTCGTAAATACGGGCGTTTTGGGGAAAGTGTGAATCGATTCACACTTTTTGAGTGCGTTTGGGGACCGCGCATGTTTTTACAGAAAAATTCCGCCCCAGATTTTTTGGGTTTCGATCAGTAGATCATCCGCGTTTTGATCGTGCCGCCCACGTCCTTCAGGATCTCGAACGCATCCTTTGAAAGGGCCGAGTCGATATCGAGGATGACGTAGCCGATCGTCTCGTTGGTCTTGAGATACTGGCCGACGATGTTGATGCCGCGGGCTGAGAGTCGTGAGTTGATCTCGCCGAGGACGCCGGGGATGTTTTGGTGAATGTGCAGTATGCGGTGCGTTCCGGCCTGCGGCGGCAGGGAAACGGGCGGAACGGTGTGTGAGCCTTCGGAGGTGCCGAATTCGAGGTATTTGATGAGCTTTGCGGTCACGTCGAGGCCGATGTTTGCCTGGGCTTCCTCGGTCGAACCGCCGATATGCGGCGTGAGAATGACGTTGGGCAGATTCTGAAGAACCGTCTCAAATTTATCGCTGTTCTTTTCAGGTTCCTGCGGAAAAACATCGACCGCGGCTCCAACGATCACGCCTTCGTCGATCGCGGTTTTCAGAGCATCAAGGTCAACGACGTCTCCGCGGCTGTAATTGATCAGGATGCTGCCTTTCCGCATTTTATGGAGCGTTTCGGAATTGATCATATTCCGCGTGGTCGCATCCGACGGAACGTGTAGAGTAACGATATCGGACTGTTCAAGCAGGTCTGAGAGTTCACGGATCTGTTTTGCATTCCCGTGCGGCAGTTTGATGGCGATGTCGAAATAGACCACCTGCATCCCCATCGCCTCTGCCATTATCGAAACCTGCGAACCGATGTTACCGTAGCCGATGATCCCAAGTGTCTTGCCGCGAAGCTCGTAACTGCCTTTTGCTTCTTTCAGCCATTCACCGCGATGCGCGGCCGCGTTCTTATCCGCAATTTTGCGGATCAGCATCACGCAAAGGCCGATGACAAGCTCGGCGACGGACCGCGTATTAGAATAAGGAGCATTAAAGACCGCGACGCCCTTTTCCGTCGCCGCCTGCAGATCGATCTGATTGACGCCGATGCAGAAGGCTCCGATGGCAAGAAGTTTGTCCGCCGCGTCGATAACCGCTCTCGAGATATGCGTCTTAGACCGGATGCCGATCAGATGCACGCTTTTCACTGCCTCGATCAGCTCGGCCTCGCTCAAAGCCCCGCCAAGTCGCGTGATCTCATGGTAATTACCAGCCTCTAACTCAGCGACGGCAGCGTCAGAAATATTCTCGAGCAAAAGGATCTTGATCTTGTTACGCGGATAGGATGTGGCGGTGGCATTCATAAAAACCTAATTGTAACGGGAAACTGGTTTGAGGGGAAACAATTCCAGGTGTAATATTAAGGAGTTCTATCATCTTCATCAGGAAACTACAAAAATGAGCGAAAACAAACAAACTCGCCGCGAGATGCTGCGAAATACTGCGTTGGCGGGGCTGGGACTGAGCCTGTTTGGCGTTGAAACGAAGGCTGCGGCTGAGAATGAGACTGTGCTCAGCGAACTGATCGCAGGTTCGGCCCCGGTTGGGAAAACGATGATCGGCGTGCCGCTCGAAAAGCGCGATACGGTTCGGGTTGCGATGATCGGCACCGGACTTCGCGGACGCAGCATTCTGAGCGAATTCGTGAATATTCCGAATGTGAAGATCACGGCGGTTTGCGATGTGGTTCAGGAAAAGGCTGATAAAGCTAAGGCGATCCTTGAGAAAGCCGGCCAGCCCGCACCGGCAGTTTACGTCAAAGGCGATCTCGGCTACGAGGAATTGCTCAAACGCGACGACATCGATGTCGTCTATATCGCAACGCCCTGGGAATGGCACGTGCCGCAGGCCTTGGCGGCGATGAATGCGGGGAAACACGCGTGCAGTGAGGTTCCGGCGGGATACACGCTTAAGGATCTGTGGGCTCTCGTTGATACTTCAGAAAAGACCCGAAAGCACATGATGATGATGGAGAATTGCTGCTACGATTACGACGAGCTGCTGATCCTGAACATCGTCCGAGCCGGATTGCTCGGCGATATCGTGCACGGCGAAGGTGCGTACAATCACGACCTGCGGGAGATATTGTTTGAGACTCGTGATGAAGGTTTATGGCGCCGCAGGCATCACACTTTACGTGACAGCAATCTCTATCCCACCCACGGCCTCGGCCCGGTCGCGAATTACATGAACATCAATCGCGGCGACCGTTTTGACCACATGGTGGCGATGAACTCGGGAAGTCTGGGGCTGCAGGAATTTAGAAAAGAAAAGCTCGCGGCTGACGACCCGCGTCAAAAGGAAGTCTACAAATGCGGCGATTACAGCACAAACCTGATCAAAACCGCCAAAGGCCGGACGATCATGGTTCAGCACAACGTTTCGACACCGCGGCCGTACGACCGAATTAATCTGATCCAGGGAACCAACGGCGTGTTTCGCGATTACCCGTCGCGCATCTATATCGAAAAAGACAAAGGTGGCCACCAATGGCAGCCGATCGACGCCTACAAAGCCAAATACGAACACGACCTCTGGCGTTTCGAAGGCGAACAGGCCCGCAAACTCGGCGGCCACGGCGGCATGGATTATCTAATGTGCTGGCGTCTAGTCCAATGCTTCCGCGAAGGCCTCGTCCCCGACATGGACGTCTACGACGCCGCCGCGTGGTCGGCTCCCGGCCCTTTGAGCGAAATATCGGTCCAAAAAGGCTCGATGCCGATCAAGTTTCCGGATTTTACGAGAGGGAAATGGACGGAGGCGAGGATGTCTATACCGTAAAGAGCCAGACCTAACCTTTGATCAAGGCCTTCAAGAACGCCACGACAGTCGCTGAGCGGCCGAGCGGCTCGAGAAGACAAACAAAGAGGTTAACGCCAATTGCGATATAGGTCGCAGGGTGCCTTAGTGTGCCAAATTTCCACGCGGCGAGCACGATCATTCCGATTAGTAGACCTTGACCAATGTAGACGGGCGTCATTATGTTGACGTTTGGCCAGTCACTAAAGTTTATACCGATCCAAGCGAATTGTATCCCACGTGCTAACGCAGGCATCATTATCAAAAATACTGTCGAGATCAGCCACCACGAATGATTTTCGATCTCTTTGCGATGGATTATGCTCTTGATGACCGCATAGCCGAATGCTGTCATCATCACGATCTCGACCGCCGCGACTCCATAAAAGAACCAGGCTTGAAACGGGCCGAATCGCTCAGGATTGGCGATCGAATTCTGTGCTGACGCGAAATCGCGATACATCATGCTCAGTGCCGTCAGGCAGACGCCGCCGGCGACGAACATACCGATTATCCCAAGCGTTCTGTGTCTAACTATCTGGCCGTGGGTCGCATAGTACGGCTGAAGAATGAGAAAGAGATACCAGGCCGTTCCCGTCCAATAATGGACATGTACCGACCACGCATTCTCAGAGAAGTCGCCCCAATAGTCCATGAATATTCCTAGCTGCATGACGACCAGCGGGATGATCATCCATTTGTGAAGATTCTTGTATTTGTTCATGGCCGCTTCTGCTCGGAGATCTGAACTTTCTAAGTTGTGTTTGGTTAGCGGAAGTATAACAAAAAAACGAGAGGCAGATAGCCTCTCGTTCCAATTACGCTATACGAATGCTCGAAAGCTTTACATATGAATAGTCAGATCATGCACACCTTCGGCGGCTTCCATTACGGCTTCGGAAACGGTTGGGTGGGCGTGGATGATGCGGCCTAGTTCGTCGGCAGTTGTTTCTAGAGCCATGCCGACGCAGGCTTCGGCAAGGAGTTCGGTGGCGTGGGGGCCGATGATGTGGACGCCGAGGACCTCGTCGTATTTTTTCTCGGAGACGATCTTGACGAAGCCGTCAGTCTCGCCGAGGATGCGAGCTTTACCCGACGCCGAGAACGGGAATTTGCCGACCTTTACGTCGTAGCCTGCGGCTTTGGCTTTTTCTTCGGTCAGGCCGACGCTGGCGACTTCGGGGTCGCAGTATGTGCAGTTCGGGACGAGATTTTGTTTGATCGGCTCGACCTTTTTGCCGGCGATCTTTTCGACGACGAGAATACCTTCCTTCGACGCGAGGTGAGCAAGCCAGGCGGTGTCGATCACGTCGCCGATGGCGAAAACGTTTGGTTCGTCGGTCTCACAGTATTCGTTGACCTTGATCGTGCCGCGCGGGTTGACAACGACCTTGGTATTTTCGAGGCCGATGCCTTCGATCGACGGCATGCGGCCGACGGCGACGAGGAGCATTTCAGCTTCGAAAGTCACATCAACACCTTTTGAATTCTTACCGGAAACCTTAACGCCTTTTTTGTCCTTGGTCAGTTTGTCGAGTTTGATGCCGGTCTCGCATTTGATGCCGGATTTTTTAAAAGAGCGGGCGAGTTCTTTCGAAACATCCGCGTCCTCGATCGGCACGATGCGGTCCATCAGTTCGACTACCGTGGTATCGCAGCCGAAACGGTGGTAGACACTCGCGAATTCCACGCCCACGGCTCCGGAGCCCATCACGATCATTGACTTCGGAACCTTGGTGAGTTCAAGAATGTGATCGGAATTGACGACCTGTTTACCGTCGGTTTCAAATCCCGGAATTGGACGCACCACGGAACCGGTAGCGATAATGATGTTCTTGGTTTCGATCGTCTCCTTCTTGCCGTCAGCGAGAGCGACCTCGACCTTGCCTTTTCCGACGATCTTGCCAAAGCCGTTGAATATGGTGGCTTTGTTCTTTTTCATCAGATAGGTCACGCCGGCTGAGTTTTTGGCGACGACATCGGATTTATATTTCTGAACGCCTGCCCAGTCGTAGCTCAATCCCGTGACTTTGAGGCCAAAGTTCTCAAAATGGCTGGCTTTTTCATACAAATGAGCCGCGTTGAGCAAAGCTTTTGTCGGGATACAGCCGCGAAGGCCGCAGGTGCCGCCGAGACGAGCATCTTTTTCCTTCTCGATGATCGCGACCTTTAGTCCAAGCTGTCCCGCGCGGACCGCAGCGACATAGCCGCCTGGTCCTGATCCGATGATTGTTACGTCAAATTGTTCTGCCAATGTAGTGTCCTCTGATAAAAAGTGAGATATATAGCCAAAGGAGAATTATAGCGAGTTAACCGCATACAAACAAAAACGCGGTGAGCCTCGATGTCTCACCGCGTCAGTTTCCATCCGCTGCGGAGCTACTTTGTTACCGCGAAAGTCGATTGAAAATCATTCAGAAGCGTCTTAAATTTAGCAGTGGCTTCCTTGTCCGTCGCTAGTTTCATTGCGTTTTTCATCGAAACGTCGAGCAGGGCTTTCCCGCTGTTCGCCATGCTCTCCTCGAGCTTTTTCTTCGTGTCCGCGCTCACCTGAAATCCCATAGCACCTTTAATGCCGTCAAACTTTGCCTTCAGGCTCGCTTTTTTCCCATCAAACGCCTTTTGGGCTTCGTCCATCCCGGCAGCCGTGGGGTTGGCATCGATCTTGGCGACGATCTCTTTCGTCGCGGCGTCAAAGTCTGTGATAAACGCATTTATCTCCGCGTCTTTGCTGCAGCCTGTGAGGCCGATGCAAAATAGTACAACCAAAAATAGTGAAATATTCTTCATGTAATCTTCTCCTATGATCTAAAAATCTAGTTTCGTTAAAAACTATGTTGTCTGAACGGTCAGTTGTCGTGGAAATTGCGGTAATCTTATAGGAAATCTATGGAACACTCAAATGAATTCTTAATACTGGTAAATGACGTTATGCCGAACGTGCGCGAGATTTCGGTGGACGAAACGAAGGAACGCGTGGCGAATGGGGCGACTCTGATAGACGTTCGCGAGGACAATGAGTACGCCTCGGCCCACGCTACCGGTGCGAGACACATGGGCCGCGGCGTCATCGAACGCGATATCGTTCAGACGATCCCCGACAAGGATGCCGAGATCATCCTCTACTGCGGCGGCGGCTTTCGCTCAGCACTTGCGACCGATAATTTGCAAAAAATGGGCTATACGAACGTCTGGTCGATGACCGGCGGCTGGCACGCTTGGGAGGAATCAGGCTCACCAACTGAGTAAAATTACTCGTTTTCGGATGTTAATTTTGGTC
Protein-coding sequences here:
- the serA gene encoding phosphoglycerate dehydrogenase; this encodes MNATATSYPRNKIKILLLENISDAAVAELEAGNYHEITRLGGALSEAELIEAVKSVHLIGIRSKTHISRAVIDAADKLLAIGAFCIGVNQIDLQAATEKGVAVFNAPYSNTRSVAELVIGLCVMLIRKIADKNAAAHRGEWLKEAKGSYELRGKTLGIIGYGNIGSQVSIMAEAMGMQVVYFDIAIKLPHGNAKQIRELSDLLEQSDIVTLHVPSDATTRNMINSETLHKMRKGSILINYSRGDVVDLDALKTAIDEGVIVGAAVDVFPQEPEKNSDKFETVLQNLPNVILTPHIGGSTEEAQANIGLDVTAKLIKYLEFGTSEGSHTVPPVSLPPQAGTHRILHIHQNIPGVLGEINSRLSARGINIVGQYLKTNETIGYVILDIDSALSKDAFEILKDVGGTIKTRMIY
- a CDS encoding Gfo/Idh/MocA family oxidoreductase: MLRNTALAGLGLSLFGVETKAAAENETVLSELIAGSAPVGKTMIGVPLEKRDTVRVAMIGTGLRGRSILSEFVNIPNVKITAVCDVVQEKADKAKAILEKAGQPAPAVYVKGDLGYEELLKRDDIDVVYIATPWEWHVPQALAAMNAGKHACSEVPAGYTLKDLWALVDTSEKTRKHMMMMENCCYDYDELLILNIVRAGLLGDIVHGEGAYNHDLREILFETRDEGLWRRRHHTLRDSNLYPTHGLGPVANYMNINRGDRFDHMVAMNSGSLGLQEFRKEKLAADDPRQKEVYKCGDYSTNLIKTAKGRTIMVQHNVSTPRPYDRINLIQGTNGVFRDYPSRIYIEKDKGGHQWQPIDAYKAKYEHDLWRFEGEQARKLGGHGGMDYLMCWRLVQCFREGLVPDMDVYDAAAWSAPGPLSEISVQKGSMPIKFPDFTRGKWTEARMSIP
- the lpdA gene encoding dihydrolipoyl dehydrogenase; the encoded protein is MAEQFDVTIIGSGPGGYVAAVRAGQLGLKVAIIEKEKDARLGGTCGLRGCIPTKALLNAAHLYEKASHFENFGLKVTGLSYDWAGVQKYKSDVVAKNSAGVTYLMKKNKATIFNGFGKIVGKGKVEVALADGKKETIETKNIIIATGSVVRPIPGFETDGKQVVNSDHILELTKVPKSMIVMGSGAVGVEFASVYHRFGCDTTVVELMDRIVPIEDADVSKELARSFKKSGIKCETGIKLDKLTKDKKGVKVSGKNSKGVDVTFEAEMLLVAVGRMPSIEGIGLENTKVVVNPRGTIKVNEYCETDEPNVFAIGDVIDTAWLAHLASKEGILVVEKIAGKKVEPIKQNLVPNCTYCDPEVASVGLTEEKAKAAGYDVKVGKFPFSASGKARILGETDGFVKIVSEKKYDEVLGVHIIGPHATELLAEACVGMALETTADELGRIIHAHPTVSEAVMEAAEGVHDLTIHM
- a CDS encoding sulfurtransferase; the encoded protein is MEHSNEFLILVNDVMPNVREISVDETKERVANGATLIDVREDNEYASAHATGARHMGRGVIERDIVQTIPDKDAEIILYCGGGFRSALATDNLQKMGYTNVWSMTGGWHAWEESGSPTE